The uncultured Umboniibacter sp. genome includes the window TAACCTCATAATCATCCGCTCTAGCCAGAACAGGATGAGTAATTAAGCTCTGTTCTATCTGCGCTAACAAGCTGAGTTTCTCCGTGGCCAATGATTCATTACGGGATAATGTCAAGAGTACTTCTATGGTCTGTTCGATTTGCTGTGAGCTCTGCTTTAGTTGGCTTAGGGTTGGCGAACTCAGCTTACTGCCCGCGCTAAGCGTTGACAGTTTCATCTTCAGAACGGTCGTTGGCGTTCGCAGCTCGTGGCTAATGTCTCGAGTGAAATCCGTCTCTCGTTTTAACGCCTTCTGAAAGCGATTTACATTGGTCTCAATAACAGCTCCCAAAGCACTCATTTCACGAGACTTGAGAGGCCTGGTAAACTTCAGCGGCATCTTACCATCATGGGAAGCGACTTTATCGGCGAGATATTCGATGGGTTTCACCACCCAATTCGACAGGTATATTGACAGCGCGATGGCGACTAAACAAACCAATAGGATCATGGCCGCGAGCCACCTAAGTAATGCCGGCAAATAGTCCCGAGAAACTTCGTAGGCACTCACATTCGCCACTAGCAACCAACTTTGCTGCCCTAACTGCACACTACGAGTATGAATAGTGCCTCGATTCGGCAACGGAAACTCAACCCGTTCCGGTGACTGCTGATGGAGTAACTGCACGGATTCGGGTAATTCCGACCAACCCGAATACAATGTCATAAACGGATAACGGGCTGAAGCTAATTCTCCAGTAGCTTGAAAGTGCTGTTCAAGATAGCGTGTTTCGTCCAACACCATACGATTAAAGATGTTATCTTCCACTAGCCATGAGTAGGCCAGCATCAAAAGTACCAATAGTAAGCTCAAAATCATCGTGAAGATCACTAACAGACCGCGTATCCGACTTTTGATGCTCCCGCTCTTATTCATACTCGCTCCCCTAGCCAAATCACCACGCTTAGGCATACCTACTCCCCCGCATCCAAACGAAAACCGACTCCGTGAATCGTTTTTAACATTGGTTGATTAAATGGCTTATCTAGGTTTTGACGCAGGGTATAGATATGTGATCTCAGCACATCACTATCGGGCTGCTGGTCACCCCAAATTTTGCTAATCATTTGCTGTCGACTAACGGCGTTTGGATAGGCTTCCACCAACAACATCAGCAAACTAAAGTCCCTAGCACTGAGAGTTACCTCCTGTCCGGCACGATATATTTGCTGTGTCTTGGTGTTGACTCTGAGTTCCCCAATAGTAACCTCACTGCTACGATGCAGCTGTCGGCGTTTGCTCAAGGCCTTACATCGCAACAGTAACTCCACTAACTCGAAGGGCTTAGTTAGGTAGTCATCCGCGCCCGCATGAAAGCCTTCCGACTTATCCTGTAGGCTATCCCTTGCGGTTAACATCAACACCGGAGGGGCGGGATCGCAATTTCCCTTAATCTTCTTGCACACTTCAATTCCGCTGATATCTGGAAGCATCAGGTCCAAAACAACTACATCATAGGTATCTGTCATCGCCATTGCTAAACCCGCTTTACCGGTGGCGGCGTAATCCACAACAAATCCCTGCTCAGCCAAGAAATCATATACCTGAACAGCGATAGCTTGCGTATCCTCAACCAGTAACAGCGACGTCTTTTCCACGAGCTTTAGTCCTCTCTACTATCCATACTTACATTCAAACTAGCATCCCTAGCACCCTTTTCTTCGATGATCGCCAACGCAGCAGCAACTTCAGTATCTTCGCCCGATTGTAGGCTCTGCGCATCGTGACGGGTAATCACCTCGGGGATCACACCCTGAACCGTACTATCACCGCTAGGACGAAGTAGAATGCGCGTTGGCACATAGGCCCGCAACTCCGATGCCGGAAGATTGAACAGGTTACCCTGTGCCGTTTGGTTGGCATAGCCACCTGTCGTTTGACCTATTAACGTCGCAAACTCGTTATCCTGTAGAGTGGTAGCCAATACAATAGCTGATGAGTAGCTCACTTGGCTAATGAGCAGATAGGTATCGCCACCAAAGTGATTTTCACTCTGAGTCGGCTCCACCCAGTCTTCCCATGGCTCGTCCAGTATCTCACCCACCTTTCCTCGATAGCTTAACAGGCCGCTGTTATCTTCATTAAGCTTCTCCTTTACCCTCGCCACCAACCGAAAGGGTTTATCCGCAAGATAGCTAGTTAGATACGCCACCGTATCGGTGTTGCCACCTGGATTATCGCGAATATCGATGATTAATGAATCGATGCTTCGCGCTGCGATGTCGCTGAAGGTCTCGTCAACGAATTCTTCGAACCAGCTTGGATCGACATCAAAGTCCGCCAAATAGAGGTAGCCCACATTGCCGTCTAACACTTCAAAGTAGTAGTCAGTATCCGCGTTCTGATCCTGAGTTACTAAAGCCCAATCATCGTCTCTCGCTAAGGTAATTTGCTGTGACTCGTTCTGGTGCTCGAGGCTTAACTCAAACTCATTGGTGTAACCAAAAACAGACCACAAGATAATTGGGAACCTACGGGCTACCACCTGTTCGCGTAGCGCTAGGGATTCACCTCCTACATAGCGTTGGGCAAGGTCAACCAATTCAGTGGTGTCAATATCGTTTAGTTGAGTTATCTTACTCCCGGCCGAAATCACATCACCATTAAAGGCATAGCTATTCTTAATAAACAGCCCATCATCATTAATTTCAACCGCCAGGGGAAACAATATTTGCCCCTGAGCGTCTAGTAACGCCTGTTCCTGATAGGGCCATATTAAAAAGGTGTGTCCGTCATTAAAGGCGTGTGAGAGTTGCCCCACCTGTCGATAGAACTCCAGGCGAGTCAGAGGCCTGTTGATAAGTGACTTGATGTTGGCCACCTCGGCCTCAAGATCCGCCAAACTTGCGTAGTTTGCGAGGTCTGGATGACGGTCGAGCACCCCTTGGTAAAAGGCATCAACATCCTGGTGCAACTGCTCCACAGGAATCTTGGAAGTCATCAGTGAATCATCGGAGAGCGGTGGAAAGATTTCTAAGTGGCTGTTTCCACAGCCGGTCAACAGTAGTGTGGCGACGAGTAATAACGAAATAGTACGTTTCATAGCAATTCCTCTTAAGCTTTTCGGCGAACATGGGCGCTAATGTAGCAGGGCAAATGTGAAGCTTTTGTCGAAGAATTTGAAAAACACTATCGAAATAATTCTCACAACTAGACTAAGTTCCCTACAGAAGACAGGGTTACGCTTATTAAAAAGGTGTCTTGATGTGAATTACTCAGGCAGTATGTATAGGGTGCATCTTAGCGTGAAGGATCTCAGAAATGTTTGAAGAACTCGATTATCAGGAAACACCGCTAGGCTCCATCAGTCTTCGCCGACGCAGCGAACCTAGGTTAAACAATCGCATTGTTTACGAGGTGAAGATGAATGATGAGTTCCTCATGTCCAGCCTGTTCTATGAGGCGGAGTTACAGCTTTCTTATTTAGGCCTGGCCGCGCTGGAACGCGATGAGCTCAACGTCGTAGTAGGTGGTTTGGGCCTTGGCTACACCGCCGGTGCGGCACTGGAAGATGATCGAATTGCGCGTCTGCGAGTAATTGACGTCATGGAGCCAGTCATTAGTTGGCATAAGCGTGGCCTCGTTCCCATGGCTAAGGCTCTCACCTACGATGAGCGCTGCGAGTTGGTGCTGGACGACTTCTTCGCCTGGGCATTAGATGGAGAGCGCGACCAAGACTGCCTCGATGCGGTGCTACTGGACATTGATCACACGCCCGCCCATTGGCTTACAGCGAGCAATGAAGGCTTCTATAGTATTCAGGGATTGCGGGCGATTACCGATAAACTCAAGCCAGGCGGCGTCTTCGCGCTTTGGTCTGACGATGATCCGGACCCAGAATTCATGGCTTTGCTGGAAACCGTTTTCAGTCGGGTAGAGGGCACGCGAATTACCTTCCCCAACCCCTATCAAGAGGTTGATGCCTCTAACGGTGTTTATGTAGCGATTAAATGAAGCTTGGCAACGAACGAATTCAGCCTAGAACTACCTGATTACCACCTTGAGATTTAGCTTGGTAAAGGGCTGCATCAGCACGACCAACAGCACTTCGCAGCGCTTCACCTTTCGATACGCTCACTAGCCCAAAGCTTAGTGAACAACTAAGTCCACGCGACCTAGCGAGTTCCTCTACGTCGCGGCGCAGCGCTTCGGCTAGACGCTGCGCATTAGCCAAAGTGGTTCCGTGAAGATACGCGACGAATTCATCGCCACCCACCCTACTGGTTAGATCAGAGGAGCGGAGACGTTTACTCAAATAACCGGCGAGGCTTTGCAACATATCATCACCGGCGGGATGTCCATGCTCATCATTCACCTGTTTGAAACCATCCACATCAATATACATAACAGTGGACTCAGTGGATACGGCACTTTGATCAAGACGTTTCGTTACTTCTTCGAAAAAGCTTCGGCGATTAAGCAGACCGGTTAGTGGATCTAAACTCGACAACTTGGTCAATGTATTGACCACGCGACGATTCGCTTCAATCACCACGCCAACATTTACCAAATACGCCATAACTACGACGCTGGCCATAGTGACCATATCTAGGAATCGGCGCGGAGTCGCATCCATATCGAAAAGGTTTACCACTGCACGCATTGAAGTTGTTACTGCGAGGAACAGGAAGGCCATAAAGAGGATCCACATGGGCATACTCTGCAGGCGCCTTGAGAGCACAACTGTCAATTGCACGGATAGCCCGAAGGCGAATAGATTTACCCAAAAGGTGGACCAAGATTCAGGCAGACGGATCATCATTCCAAAGAAAACACCCAATACACCTAATGATGCAAATGCCAGAGCTGGCTGCCATTTGACGAGAACCTTAGAGTGGATGAAGCCACCGATTGCGTAACGACAGAGAAAGAAACTGGCGATCATCGTTGCGTTGGAGAGAGTTCTGAGTAACTCAGCAAAGGTAAATTCTTCCGTTGGACCCGCATAGCCAAGCAGCCGAGCCGTAATACTAAAACATGCTGATAGGCTCAGAAGTACTTGAGATAAACTTAAAAGCGGAATATAGCGTTCGCCACGGTTAACACGCCCACTGAGATACAGCGATAAACCATTTATCGCAAATCCAAACACTATAAAACTGTAAATGAGAAAATAGCTATCCATGCTAAATATCCTACGCATTACTCACCGCAGAGTATAGCTTACGCACCAACGATCGGATTCTAGTGCTCGCTTAGCAGCTTCGAAACGTTAAACGTAGAGAGAAATAATGAGCTGGATAGACCTTATACGCAACATCCCATCGGACGGAGTGTACGGTAATGATTAGTCAGAATGAGGAAATACGTCGAGCGCACCGCTGAATGGGTTCAACGCGCGCTCACCGAGCTTGGGGGAGGCTCTTCAAGCGCGTCGTCGAATTATTACAACAGCTGCTCTTAAAGCACAGCGGTTTAAATCATCAGTATCAGTACCAGCGTAGCGCCCACTGCACCGCCAGCGACAATTCCGCCCATCAGTTGAGCGAAGCTAAAGCTTTGTGCTACTTCCACCACCTCAAAAGCCTGATCAGAAATAATGGTACTGGCATCAATATCCAGCGCAGCGGCAATACATAACACTGATTCACTGGCACCGGTACCATAGCGTTCAATCCGTTGAATTGTTCGCAGGCTAAGACCTGAAGTATCCGCTAACTGCTGCTGGGTCCAAGCCTTTGCGGTGCGAAGTGCCTTGAGTTGTTGAGCATCAATATTCATCTCAAAACCTTACTTAAACAGTACTTCGAAGATCATCACACCGCTGAAACCTACCACAGCTCCGGCTAGCAAAGACTTGAATAATTTCGGCCAGTCAAACTTACCGTCTTCGTCACGATAATAGTTGAAGGTCACGGTCCTAAAATGGGCGCCATCCTTAACCACCTTCACCACCACATCGCTTTTGTAAGCTTTAGTAATATCAAACTCGACTTCGTATTCCGAGTCATCAACACTAAAGGTATGAACCGTTTTGAATCGCAAACTACGTTTTTCGGAAACCAATTCACCGTTCAACCATATTTTCTCCATACCCGTCCAACTAGAACCCCACACTACCAGTTCTTGGCCATCTATATTGAAGCGTGCCGTGATGCCATTTAGCAGTGAAAGTGTTAATGGCTTGTTGATGTTTTCCTGTGACATGTTTTTCTCCTTGATGAAAGTACGATGCCAGAATCACATACCGCTGTCATGTGCGAAACGACAGCAAAGCGTCTGTCACAGGCCTGACGGACAGGTGTCACTTCACTGTCAGATACTATTTTGCTATGACAGCAGGGTGTCACACACGCTGGAGGACGCATTATTCCTACGCTAACTGATATCGGCGCGGCAGAGTGACGGTCGGTATCTCTCTTGGCCCACGAGGGTGCTTTCGCGAACAAAAAGTGAGGTTGAAGAATTACGTGTTAGCAATTCCTTCCACTGACACAACAGCAACGGGAAAAAATGAAGAAAAACCTCCCCTTCGGCTCACAAAAGTTCTTGCTCTGGGGAAATATTTTATCCATATTCTATGGTTGCATAGGCAAACACATAGAGTAGTTCATGAGAAAATTGGTGGTCTGTTGCGACGGCACTTGGAATGATGCTACCCAAAAGGGTAGTAATAAATTTGAAACCACGAATGTCGCCCGCTTCCACAACTTGCTAGATCAAAGCCAAGCCAACCAACTGAGCTTTTATCAACCCGGCGTGGGCACAGGCGGTTTCTTTGATCGCCATGTTGGCGGCATGTATGGCCGCGGTCTGGGTAAGCAAATTATGGCCTGCTACCAATGGTTGGTGTCCGAATACCAGCCGGGCGATATTATTTATTTAATCGGTTTTAGCCGCGGTGCCTTCTGTGCTCGGAGTTTGGCGGGCATGATTAACCGCTATGGAATTTTGGCCAATGATTTTGCCTCCACCAAGGCGCTCGCGAAAGCCGTAAAAGTGCTCTATCGCGAAGGCTATCAATACAGCCTCGAAGACTACCAACTTCCTACACCAATGACCTTTCATCCTCATTCCAATACCGTGGGCTTCGTTGGTGTTTGGGATACCGTTGGTGCCCTAGGCATTCCCGATGACCTCGTGCTATTTGATCTCTTTGATGCCCCAAGGCGCTATCGTTTTCACGATGTTGAACTCAGCCGTGAGGTACTCAACGGCAGACATGCTCTGGCCATTGACGAACAGCGCTCTAGCTTCTTCCCCACCCTGTGGAGTAATGAACACCACCCGTCCGTTAAGCAGGTCTGGTTTGCCGGCGCGCACGGTGATGTGGGTGGCGGCTATAAAGAGCGTGGTTGTGCCGACATTAGCCTAGCGTGGATGATTGAAGAGGTTCGAAACCCCCAACTAAATGGTGAGGTTCCGGCGTTGAGCTTTGTTGATAACTTTGCCGAGTCATTTGCACCTAACCCTGAAGCACCCATCCACGACACCTATCAAGGCATCATGCGCTTTCTCTTACCTCATCCTCGTAGCGTGCCTAACTTAGCCGATGAAACGGCCGTTCATGATTCCGTTCGGCAGCGTCAAAACGCAGGCCTTCATCCTACTTATCGCCCAGAGTGCGGCGTGTGTACCAGCGGCGTTAGCCTCACCATTTCGGCCAATGAGGCATGGAACTGGACGGGGGTGTATGTTCAAGCCGGCGAGCAGTACCGCATTCAATGTGCTGAGGAATGGGTGGATGCCCCCCTTGAGGTAGCTTCCGATGGAATTCGTTTAGCACAGATGCGTTTGCGTATTCTCTTACAGCTAGGCGGTTCTCTGATTGATCACCTTGAGTGGGCGGTAAAACGTATCATCAACAAGCAGCGTGCGGACCTCTTTCTATCTCGGCGGATTTCCAAGGAACCATGGTTTTGCGTGATGGCAGCAATTGCGGACGCTCCCAACCCGAGTCATGATGGCACCCCGCCGCACCATCGCGTGTTGAGAGTGGGTAAATCGCTATCATGGACTGCCGCCACCAGCGGTTATCTTTACCTATTCGCCAATGATGCCTGGGCGCACTATGGATATAACAGCGGGACCCTTGAGGTAACGGTGCAACAGATCACGGACTCTCAAGCGGTAGACGCGTGAGGCGCTTTTTTCTGTTATTCACACTAAGCTGTGCGTAACGTCTTTTCCTTGGAATCCTCCGGTGCTTAATGGTGTATAACTGCGATGGATAAACTCGGATTTATAAACTCTGATGTATAACTGCCTTCCAAAACTCTGACTTATAAACTCGGATGTACAAACTGCCAAACCGCTGCAGATTAACTAGCCAATCTGCGCGCTTTTCGAACATGTTTTAGGCTCGTTTTTCGCACTGATCAAAAGCTAACCTCGCTCGCCAAGCCCCAGCATAGCTAGCCGGAGTAGACATATCCTTGAGTTACACACAGCTCTTTGCACACTTAATGTGGATTAAAATCTAGTTGCTAATGGGCATCGTATAAGTGGATGAAGGCTAATCACTCGTTAAAGTATAAAAAGATGGCGAACGCCATAATTCTGTCATCTCACGCTGTTAGTTTCATTAATAGCATCTTCGCGTTTTCAGTTTTTACTGTGGCAAGGGTGAATTGAATCCCCAAAACTTATCACACGAGACGAACCATGAAAAAGACATTAACACTAACGGCTCTGGCCGCAGGGATTACGCTCGCTGCTTGCGAGAGTGGTAATAAAAGTAGCGAACCCGTAAATTTCATCGTCCTAGGTGACAGTGGCTACCACCACGATTACCTTGATCCTGAGGACTTGGGAATCAATGCCCAAGACTTAGTGGAAATGGAGCGCGCTGACTGGGTGGAGAAAGGGAAGCCTATTGAGAGCTTTAAACTTTTCCCTACCCACACAATTCCGGGCACAGACAGTGTCATTGAGCAGAGCGGCCAACAGTCCGTAGCAAACGCTATTGCGAATTTCTGTGCTTCAGCCCCCTGCGACTTCATGACGCTTCTTGGGGACAATATCTATCCCGATGGTGCCGATGGCAGCAGCGACGATGTAGAGCGCTTCCACAAGATTCTGCATCAACCCTACGTGAATATTGAGTCGGACAACCCTGATTTCCAAATTTATGCCGCCCTAGGCAACCATGACTGGGATACGAGCTTTGAGGGACGCACAGCTCAGGTCAACTACGGTGAAACCGACGAGCGTTATGAACTTCGTGAACCCGGTTATTATCGTTATCGTCGTGGTGACGCAGAGTTCTTCGTGCTGGATACCAACATGTTGCTAGCGGGTACCACCGTTTATAAAGATGAACTCGATGAGAACGGCATTCCCATTAACACCGGCGAGCTTGATCGCAAAGAACCCTACGAAAATCCAATTAATGGTGAAGACCTTAAGCAGCTAGCATGGCTAGAACGCTCTTTATCTGAGTCCCAAGCGCGCTGGAAAATCGTTTACGGACATCACACGCTATGGTCCTCGGGTGGCAGTAAGTTTGAGGAAGCTATCGCCTTACGTCGGTTACTGATGCCTATGTTGTGTGAGAATGCTGATCTCTATATGGCTGGCCATGAACATGATTTAGGTATTCATCAAGATACCTGCGAAGAGACCCTTGGACACGCCAATAGCCCGCTAAATCTTCTCATTTCGGGAGCCGGCTCCAAGCAACGAAGTATTCATGAACGCTTCCAAGCACACCAAGTTGCCAATAACCCAACTTATCGAAACATCTATAACCAAGGAATGGTTTGGGGTTTTGCCCATGTAATACTCAACGGCGATGACGCTACCATTGAGATGGTTACAACGCCCAATGATCAATCTGGCGACACCAATATTAGCTTTCGCTACGAATTCGAAAATCGCTCCATGACGAATCGCTAACCGTTTCACCTCCCCCTTGCCTCGTTAGCGAAAATAACGGGGCTTTTTTACGCCTGTCGATTACCTAACCATCGCCTAAATACCGCCTAAATACCGCCTAAATACCGCCTAAATACCGCCTAAATACCGCCTAAATACCGCCTAAGTATCACCGTTAACTCAACGATGAATCGCCTACAAATTGGCGTTACCTTCTCCCCATAACTCCGCAGTGCTTGCTAAGCCATGACTTAAGGTTGACGAGTATTGTTCTATTTGCTGCGCCAAGGCACTGCCCATAAAAAAGCCCAACGAGTAATTCGTTGGGCTTTTCAATTAGCTCTGCTGGGCGTTGGCGCTAATGCGCGTTCACCCGCTTTGCTTAGAAGTTACGCCATTTAACACCTAGGCGGTAAGAACGACCGTACTCTTCATACTGCAGGTTGTACTGTGAAGAACCCGTGTAAGCATAGAAGCTCTGGTTGGTCAGATTAATCGCATCAAAGCTCACTTCGAAGTCACCAAAGTTTGTTCGGATACTGGCATCGACATTAGTTTGAGCGTCTTGATAGCTGTCTTTCATTGGATCATCAATATCCAGTGCTAGCAGCGATTCACTCTTATAAGCGGTTGCCAATCGTAAGCTCACATGCTCGTTTTCCCAGCCCAGAATTACGTTAGCCGACAGGTCACTTTGTCCTGGCATACTAGTGCTAGAACGGTTTGCGTAGCTAGCTTCGGAGTCCGTGAACGTAGCATTAGCCTGGAGAATGAAACCATTATCGAAGCGCGTCAGATAGGAGGCTTCTGCACCAAGGATATGAGCGCTGTCGCCGTTATCAAAGCTAATCGCCTCATCATAATCGGTCCATGCTCCAGTTCCCGCAAAGTCAGCCTCGTAAACGAAGTTCGACACATCCTTATAGAACGCGCCTACCGAGAAACTACCCAACGCTTCGTCATCGTAGTACTCCAAGGTCCAGTCTAGGTTGGTTGACTCAGTCGCCTTAAGCTCTGGGTTACCAAACTCTGCTTCGTTGGTATCAAAATCAACACCATTGAAATCTTCTCGCTGAATCAGCTGTCCAGGAGACATCTGTTCGAAGGTAGGACGAACCGCACTCTGGGTAATAGCACCACGCGACTGCCAGTTCTCTGACAATTCATAGCGGATATGAACTGAAGGCAAGAAGAAGCTTTCGTTGTTGCTGAACTGAGTTTTCTGGAGTGTTGCAGTCTCATTATCGGCATCAATCTCTACGCTGTAACCCTGAAGATCAGTATCTATTCCCTGATAGCGAACGCCGTAAATTACCGAGAACTCATCGTAATTTAAGGTTTGCATTACATAGGCAGCTTCCATCTGCTCATCAATCTGGTATTGCGGCGCGAAGGTCTCTTCCAAGCTTCCCAACTCGTCAACTTCGTAATCAACGCCCGCTACGGCTCCTGCCATGTAGCTATCCATCGCTGAGCGCGATACCGCAGGACCTTCACTGACACCAAAGTAGTCAAACTGACCCATCAGGAAGTTATCGCCTGTGGGAGCATCATTAAAGTCTGTCCACACTTGCGATTCAGCGGTGTAGCGTTTTTCACGATCCGTCAACTTAGTACCAAACTTAATCAATGAATCCGCGCCAAAGAACCGATCCTCAAAGGTTGCGTCAAGTTTGAATTGATCCTGCTGATCAGTGCTAAGACCATCCAGCGCCACAATTTCGTCTAACTCAAAGGCCATGGGGTCATAAAGCTGGGCATCGCCCGACAAACTAGGCTGACGAGTACCTGACCAAGAAGCTGAGGTAGCGTCATCAAAGTCGCTTGCCATGACTGCATCATAACGACCGGGCTCTTTCTCTTCAGAGTCGCTGTAGCCATAGCTGGCTTCATACAGCCAACTACCAACCTGCCATTCACCGCCTAACGACGAGGAGAAGATAGTTTGTTGCTCGTTGCGCACCTTCAGCTCTCGCTCAATTTCGAAACCGTCACTAACTGTTCCTGATGAAGCGGTTAGCGCATCGATACTGTCAGCTTTGTCGAACTTCCATTCAATCTTCTGGCGAGTCTCGTTGTCCTCGAAGTCTGAATAGAGCGTTCTCAGGTAGTAGCTTGAGTTTTCATTAGGGCGATAATCCACATTCAATGCGGCGCCAATACGTTCACGCTCTACTTCGTAGTAACGCTGCTCAATTTCTGGCGGCATTTCAATTTGTGAGGCATTTGGGAAGTCGTCAGCGTCTGGCTTTTCCCAGGCACCATCGGTCTCCACGTTAGCGGTAACCATCTTGCGGTCTTCATAGCTTAATACCGTGGCTAACCCCAGGGTATCATCAAGCAAACGAGTACTAGCAGAGAAGGCAAACTTTGGCGCGAGTTCTTCAGCCTGATCGTTATAGTTACCCTCGGCGCTAATTGAGATAGCGTTATCGTCACGGTCAAAGGCCGACATGGAGCGAATTTCAATATTCCCACCTAGCGCATTGGCATCTTGATCTGGCGTCGCTGATTTCGAAACTTCTAAGCTCTGTACGAGATCCGATGGAATAACATCCAGTGCTACCGCTCGGCTTCCCGCTTCCGGTGACGGGACACTCACACCATTAATACTTACGGTGTTGAGATCTGAACTGGCACCACGAATACGAACAAAGCGTCCTTCGCCCTGATCGTAATCAATCGAAACACCAGTCAGGCGGTTTAGTGCTTCCGTCACGTTAGCATCCGACAGCTGCCCCATCGCGTCAGCATCCACTGCAGAAACGATATTATTAGCATTACGCTGCCTGTTTAACGCGCTCGCTGCGCCACCGGCTTGACCAACTACCAATACCTCTTCACCGAAGAAACCTGATAGCA containing:
- a CDS encoding HAMP domain-containing sensor histidine kinase codes for the protein MNKSGSIKSRIRGLLVIFTMILSLLLVLLMLAYSWLVEDNIFNRMVLDETRYLEQHFQATGELASARYPFMTLYSGWSELPESVQLLHQQSPERVEFPLPNRGTIHTRSVQLGQQSWLLVANVSAYEVSRDYLPALLRWLAAMILLVCLVAIALSIYLSNWVVKPIEYLADKVASHDGKMPLKFTRPLKSREMSALGAVIETNVNRFQKALKRETDFTRDISHELRTPTTVLKMKLSTLSAGSKLSSPTLSQLKQSSQQIEQTIEVLLTLSRNESLATEKLSLLAQIEQSLITHPVLARADDYEVSVAVSAGFYVVTNANLLQLLLNNLLDNAVNHTSESVLSIQLTGSTLSVINPISSADKAVVSDALMQPGEKSQASRGMGQGLHLVQRICDRFGWQLSVQALDDFQIDIKFGD
- a CDS encoding response regulator transcription factor, with the translated sequence MEKTSLLLVEDTQAIAVQVYDFLAEQGFVVDYAATGKAGLAMAMTDTYDVVVLDLMLPDISGIEVCKKIKGNCDPAPPVLMLTARDSLQDKSEGFHAGADDYLTKPFELVELLLRCKALSKRRQLHRSSEVTIGELRVNTKTQQIYRAGQEVTLSARDFSLLMLLVEAYPNAVSRQQMISKIWGDQQPDSDVLRSHIYTLRQNLDKPFNQPMLKTIHGVGFRLDAGE
- a CDS encoding S41 family peptidase is translated as MKRTISLLLVATLLLTGCGNSHLEIFPPLSDDSLMTSKIPVEQLHQDVDAFYQGVLDRHPDLANYASLADLEAEVANIKSLINRPLTRLEFYRQVGQLSHAFNDGHTFLIWPYQEQALLDAQGQILFPLAVEINDDGLFIKNSYAFNGDVISAGSKITQLNDIDTTELVDLAQRYVGGESLALREQVVARRFPIILWSVFGYTNEFELSLEHQNESQQITLARDDDWALVTQDQNADTDYYFEVLDGNVGYLYLADFDVDPSWFEEFVDETFSDIAARSIDSLIIDIRDNPGGNTDTVAYLTSYLADKPFRLVARVKEKLNEDNSGLLSYRGKVGEILDEPWEDWVEPTQSENHFGGDTYLLISQVSYSSAIVLATTLQDNEFATLIGQTTGGYANQTAQGNLFNLPASELRAYVPTRILLRPSGDSTVQGVIPEVITRHDAQSLQSGEDTEVAAALAIIEEKGARDASLNVSMDSRED
- a CDS encoding spermidine synthase, producing MFEELDYQETPLGSISLRRRSEPRLNNRIVYEVKMNDEFLMSSLFYEAELQLSYLGLAALERDELNVVVGGLGLGYTAGAALEDDRIARLRVIDVMEPVISWHKRGLVPMAKALTYDERCELVLDDFFAWALDGERDQDCLDAVLLDIDHTPAHWLTASNEGFYSIQGLRAITDKLKPGGVFALWSDDDPDPEFMALLETVFSRVEGTRITFPNPYQEVDASNGVYVAIK
- a CDS encoding diguanylate cyclase, translating into MDSYFLIYSFIVFGFAINGLSLYLSGRVNRGERYIPLLSLSQVLLSLSACFSITARLLGYAGPTEEFTFAELLRTLSNATMIASFFLCRYAIGGFIHSKVLVKWQPALAFASLGVLGVFFGMMIRLPESWSTFWVNLFAFGLSVQLTVVLSRRLQSMPMWILFMAFLFLAVTTSMRAVVNLFDMDATPRRFLDMVTMASVVVMAYLVNVGVVIEANRRVVNTLTKLSSLDPLTGLLNRRSFFEEVTKRLDQSAVSTESTVMYIDVDGFKQVNDEHGHPAGDDMLQSLAGYLSKRLRSSDLTSRVGGDEFVAYLHGTTLANAQRLAEALRRDVEELARSRGLSCSLSFGLVSVSKGEALRSAVGRADAALYQAKSQGGNQVVLG
- a CDS encoding helix-turn-helix transcriptional regulator, with product MNIDAQQLKALRTAKAWTQQQLADTSGLSLRTIQRIERYGTGASESVLCIAAALDIDASTIISDQAFEVVEVAQSFSFAQLMGGIVAGGAVGATLVLILMI
- a CDS encoding DUF2235 domain-containing protein, yielding MRKLVVCCDGTWNDATQKGSNKFETTNVARFHNLLDQSQANQLSFYQPGVGTGGFFDRHVGGMYGRGLGKQIMACYQWLVSEYQPGDIIYLIGFSRGAFCARSLAGMINRYGILANDFASTKALAKAVKVLYREGYQYSLEDYQLPTPMTFHPHSNTVGFVGVWDTVGALGIPDDLVLFDLFDAPRRYRFHDVELSREVLNGRHALAIDEQRSSFFPTLWSNEHHPSVKQVWFAGAHGDVGGGYKERGCADISLAWMIEEVRNPQLNGEVPALSFVDNFAESFAPNPEAPIHDTYQGIMRFLLPHPRSVPNLADETAVHDSVRQRQNAGLHPTYRPECGVCTSGVSLTISANEAWNWTGVYVQAGEQYRIQCAEEWVDAPLEVASDGIRLAQMRLRILLQLGGSLIDHLEWAVKRIINKQRADLFLSRRISKEPWFCVMAAIADAPNPSHDGTPPHHRVLRVGKSLSWTAATSGYLYLFANDAWAHYGYNSGTLEVTVQQITDSQAVDA
- a CDS encoding metallophosphoesterase; protein product: MKKTLTLTALAAGITLAACESGNKSSEPVNFIVLGDSGYHHDYLDPEDLGINAQDLVEMERADWVEKGKPIESFKLFPTHTIPGTDSVIEQSGQQSVANAIANFCASAPCDFMTLLGDNIYPDGADGSSDDVERFHKILHQPYVNIESDNPDFQIYAALGNHDWDTSFEGRTAQVNYGETDERYELREPGYYRYRRGDAEFFVLDTNMLLAGTTVYKDELDENGIPINTGELDRKEPYENPINGEDLKQLAWLERSLSESQARWKIVYGHHTLWSSGGSKFEEAIALRRLLMPMLCENADLYMAGHEHDLGIHQDTCEETLGHANSPLNLLISGAGSKQRSIHERFQAHQVANNPTYRNIYNQGMVWGFAHVILNGDDATIEMVTTPNDQSGDTNISFRYEFENRSMTNR